A region of Paenibacillus thiaminolyticus DNA encodes the following proteins:
- a CDS encoding TULIP family P47-like protein encodes MSAGKLDTLTIYDWNQTVNDVKNQGSILARNFPSFFSQEMNEQTMKAKVTGIWLKWELTNEGTGQYPIYQCYIEDGTFEVDVENKKTKYDLKNSWIKICAKIEIDKSSSTDMYKFSEKEDDLYSINHSFHFDKGNRIASNLLEHLLVSWFKEHRNLLNNHVNNYRIHVRTSNDLTLAGWDTGYVTSFSNVNKTILEKELYPKDFDNEMMDNSLGIPLFFSMKGTFDSWEITTGADGQNVNFILKLGENSAFTNESSNLTYDFSSDAFLKVQVRLEYFNSTEKTIEDPTGLNDGNQVELRVKTDRDQNQNPPVVLVDSYYSEDLTSPLLNSIATSMFKEWLNENIDKFENIFSYFLLQETAKNEDFQWLKPTTAYYGVASVEDENKKPDLDKSVFSVMSMVENHVNKFPQHTVDARLLHAVNNESAFGIDMPLFVEKWVENALVAMQIGTPEQFEKTDNGLVISNKERIKFATIENDSGNDVPGYVDEGKFRLGIINNQLVLEMEDLYWEQARGIMGHVNYKQSFDITLKSGVDELGKEYSNVLIPIENTDPTMLMTFTIEDWKKNENLIIEIVTGVAIGILVGFIPVGKIFTKLKDVVRKAFRQSGNRMSAELGSSVAIAMREIAQESGETGAAFFRRMSQEAADEVTLFTRPGITTQQIINEVANKPESFFSKIWKNKYKVIGGVVGGAVGGMVPTAIIGAIQNAQQEHYSLLPTIHEFVANCVGTVNWPDNSEFQIETAQLQGIYLMGGKLNKEK; translated from the coding sequence ATGAGTGCCGGTAAACTGGATACCCTTACAATCTATGATTGGAATCAAACGGTTAATGATGTGAAAAATCAAGGAAGCATCCTTGCAAGGAACTTTCCAAGCTTCTTCTCTCAAGAAATGAATGAGCAGACGATGAAGGCAAAAGTAACAGGAATATGGCTGAAATGGGAACTCACGAATGAAGGCACGGGACAATATCCTATTTATCAATGTTATATAGAAGATGGAACCTTTGAAGTGGATGTAGAAAATAAAAAGACGAAGTATGACTTAAAAAACAGCTGGATTAAAATTTGTGCGAAAATCGAAATCGATAAGAGCAGTTCCACTGACATGTATAAGTTCTCAGAAAAAGAAGATGACTTATACTCTATCAACCATTCTTTCCATTTTGATAAAGGGAACAGAATTGCTTCTAATCTGTTAGAGCATTTGCTCGTATCGTGGTTTAAAGAACATAGAAATCTATTAAATAATCATGTTAACAATTACAGGATTCATGTTCGCACGTCAAATGACTTGACCCTGGCTGGATGGGATACCGGTTATGTAACGTCGTTCTCAAATGTAAATAAAACCATTCTGGAGAAAGAACTGTATCCTAAGGATTTTGATAACGAAATGATGGATAACTCATTGGGAATCCCGCTGTTTTTTAGTATGAAAGGAACATTTGATTCTTGGGAAATCACCACAGGAGCAGACGGCCAAAATGTAAACTTTATTTTAAAACTTGGCGAGAATAGTGCGTTTACTAATGAAAGTTCAAATCTTACCTACGACTTTTCTTCTGATGCGTTCTTGAAAGTTCAAGTGAGATTAGAATATTTCAATTCAACAGAAAAAACGATTGAAGATCCTACCGGTTTGAATGATGGGAACCAAGTCGAATTGAGAGTGAAAACAGACCGGGACCAAAATCAGAATCCCCCAGTGGTTCTTGTGGATTCGTACTATTCCGAAGACCTTACAAGTCCGTTGTTGAACAGTATCGCAACGAGTATGTTCAAGGAATGGTTAAATGAAAACATCGATAAATTCGAAAATATTTTTTCCTACTTTCTTTTACAAGAAACTGCAAAAAATGAAGATTTCCAATGGTTGAAGCCGACGACCGCTTATTACGGAGTCGCAAGCGTCGAGGATGAAAATAAGAAGCCGGATTTGGACAAGAGTGTCTTTTCCGTTATGTCGATGGTCGAGAATCATGTGAATAAATTTCCACAGCACACCGTAGATGCCCGATTATTACACGCAGTGAACAATGAGTCAGCCTTTGGAATTGATATGCCATTATTTGTGGAGAAATGGGTAGAAAATGCGTTAGTTGCGATGCAGATTGGTACACCAGAACAATTTGAAAAAACAGATAATGGATTGGTTATCTCGAATAAAGAGAGAATTAAGTTTGCCACAATAGAAAATGATTCGGGGAATGACGTGCCTGGTTATGTTGATGAAGGTAAATTCAGACTGGGCATAATCAATAATCAGCTTGTGCTAGAGATGGAAGATCTGTATTGGGAACAGGCAAGAGGAATTATGGGCCATGTTAATTATAAGCAAAGCTTTGACATTACCTTAAAAAGCGGTGTTGATGAATTAGGTAAAGAATATAGCAACGTCTTGATTCCAATTGAAAATACGGATCCTACGATGTTAATGACCTTTACGATTGAAGATTGGAAGAAGAATGAGAATTTGATTATTGAAATCGTTACAGGGGTCGCTATCGGAATTTTGGTAGGTTTCATTCCTGTCGGTAAGATATTCACAAAATTAAAAGATGTTGTAAGAAAAGCTTTTCGGCAATCCGGTAACCGTATGTCAGCCGAACTAGGATCAAGTGTCGCGATCGCCATGAGAGAAATAGCTCAGGAATCCGGAGAAACAGGGGCAGCATTCTTCAGAAGAATGAGTCAGGAAGCAGCTGATGAAGTTACCTTGTTCACTAGACCGGGAATCACTACTCAGCAAATCATAAATGAAGTAGCAAATAAGCCGGAGAGCTTTTTCTCAAAGATATGGAAAAATAAATATAAGGTTATAGGAGGAGTAGTTGGGGGAGCAGTAGGCGGAATGGTACCAACGGCCATTATTGGAG